In one window of Gopherus evgoodei ecotype Sinaloan lineage chromosome 9, rGopEvg1_v1.p, whole genome shotgun sequence DNA:
- the LOC115657611 gene encoding anosmin-1-like yields the protein MVGTESHKESSTYLLKWKPIVCAAKYSSRRKDSRSGHHQLARQMMLKPEKLMAFRSVTGSIEGEFYQQALLRHRSHLPVTGYQFSWTEISSISQKAAVPDCRASQRLLLPPVREQPFIIINELKPSTTYQTDV from the exons ATGGTGGGAACAG AGAGCCACAAAGAGTCTAGCACGTACTTGTTAAAATGGAAACCTATAGTATGTGCTGCCAAGTACAGCAGCAGAAGAAAAGACAGCCGTTCAG GGCACCACCAGCTGGCTAGGCAAATGATGTTGAAACCCGAGAAGCTAATGGCTTTCAGGAGTGTAACTGGTTCCATCGAAGGAGAATTTTACCAGCAGGCTTTGCTGAGACACCGATCACACCTGCCAGTGACTGGCTATCAGTTTAGCTGGACAGAAATCTCTAGCATCAGTCAAAAAGCTGCTGTCCCTGATTGTCGTGCCTCCCAGAGACTACTACTTCCTCCTGTAAGG GAGCAACCATTCATAATAATCAATGAGCTTAAACCCTCAACCACTTACCAGACTGACGTTTAA